One Candidatus Poribacteria bacterium genomic window, TCGTCGTGGTCGGCGTGGTCCACGGGTTCCTGACGCAGACGCATCTGGGGCTTCTCGTGCGGGCGACCGGCGAGCACCCGAGAGCCGTCGATACGGTCGGCGTGTCGGTCGTGCGGCTGCGATTCGCGGCGATTCTCGCGGGCGGATTGCTCGGAGGCGTCGCAGGAGCGTATCTGCTGCTCGCCAATGTTCCGACCTTCATCGAAGGCATGTCTTCGGGACGCGGATTCATCGCCATCGCCATCGTCATCTTCGGCCGGTGGAACGCGCTCGGAGTGCTATTGGCTTCGCTCTTCTTCGGACTGGCGGACGCTTGGCAGGTGCGGATGGAGGCGATGGGCGTCGGCGTGCCCGACGAGTTCCTCAAGATGCTGCCCTATCTCCTGACCATCCTCGTGTTGGCGGTTCACGCCGGGCGGACGCGAGCCCCGGCAGCGATGGGAGTGCCCTACCGACGTGAATAGC contains:
- a CDS encoding ABC transporter permease, translated to MGRALRSRGVMELLASLLGATIRLSIPILLAASGEVIVQRAGVINIGLEGMMLVGAFCAMAGSYALMGGGWVDLAPWAGLSLAALAGLVAAAVFAYFCVIRRADQIVTGTAINLTALGLTAFLNRMSFRDVTSVVGFGPEARIVLYALAFVVVGVVHGFLTQTHLGLLVRATGEHPRAVDTVGVSVVRLRFAAILAGGLLGGVAGAYLLLANVPTFIEGMSSGRGFIAIAIVIFGRWNALGVLLASLFFGLADAWQVRMEAMGVGVPDEFLKMLPYLLTILVLAVHAGRTRAPAAMGVPYRRE